In one Myxocyprinus asiaticus isolate MX2 ecotype Aquarium Trade chromosome 29, UBuf_Myxa_2, whole genome shotgun sequence genomic region, the following are encoded:
- the LOC127419861 gene encoding CCN family member 1-like, translating into MFAWAAVVIFVAPFNVVFSSCPATCSCPLELPKCMPGVSLVSDGCGCCKVCARQLNEDCSKTEPCDHTKGLECNFGASHGATRGICRAKSEGRPCEYNSRIYQNGESFQPNCKHQCTCIDGAVGCNPLCPQELSLPTLGCANPRLVKVPGQCCEEWICDDGKQKEPSDKLFGNEPIVDDFESDLTNKNELISIIKDGLKSLPAFRSQPESRRFEKCLIQTTPWSQCSKTCGTGISTRITSDNSDCKLVKESRICEVRPCSQSLHASLKKGKKCNRTKKSMQPVKFTYTGCSSLKKYRPKYCGSCVDGRCCSPQQTRTIRVKFRCEDGETFNKNVMMIESCKCTYNCSQGNSASYPFYRLFNDIHKFRD; encoded by the exons ATGTTTGCTTGGGCTGCTGTCGTCATCTTTGTTGCACCCTTTAATGTG GTTTTCTCCAGTTGCCCGGCGACATGCTCGTGCCCGCTAGAGCTGCCCAAGTGCATGCCTGGAGTCAGTCTGGTATCGGATGGCTGCGGCTGCTGCAAAGTTTGTGCGAGACAGCTGAACGAAGACTGCAGCAAGACAGAGCCATGCGATCACACCAAAGGGCTGGAGTGCAACTTCGGGGCCAGCCATGGGGCCACTAGAGGCATCTGCCGAG CCAAATCCGAGGGCAGACCATGCGAGTACAACAGCAGGATCTATCAGAATGGAGAGAGTTTCCAACCCAACTGCAAGCATCAGTGCACGTGCATCGATGGGGCGGTGGGGTGCAATCCTTTGTGCCCACAAGAGCTCTCCCTGCCCACACTGGGCTGTGCCAACCCCAGACTGGTCAAAGTGCCGGGCCAGTGCTGCGAGGAATGGATTTGCGATGATGGAAAGCAAAAGGAGCCATCCGACAAGCTGTTTGGCAACGAACCAATAGTTGATGATTTCGAAAGCGACCTCACCAACAAGAACGAGCTCATCTCCATCATCAAGGATGGACTCAAATCTCTACCTG CGTTCCGATCGCAGCCAGAATCCCGCAGGTTCGAGAAGTGTTTAATCCAGACTACACCCTGGTCTCAATGCTCCAAGACCTGTGGCACTGGAATCTCCACTAGAATAACCAGTGACAACAGTGACTGCAAACTGGTGAAGGAGAGCAGGATCTGTGAAGTCCGTCCATGCAGTCAGTCACTACACGCTAGCCTGAAG AAAGGAAAGAAATGCAACCGTACCAAGAAGTCCATGCAGCCTGTGAAGTTCACCTACACCGGATGCTCCAGCCTGAAAAAGTACCGTCCCAAGTACTGCGGCTCCTGCGTGGACGGCCGCTGCTGCAGTCCGCAGCAAACGCGCACCATCCGCGTCAAGTTCCGCTGCGAAGACGGAGAGACCTTCAACAAGAACGTCATGATGATCGAGTCCTGCAAGTGCACCTATAATTGCTCCCAAGGCAACAGCGCCTCCTACCCTTTCTACAGACTCTTCAATGACATCCACAAGTTCAGAGACTGA